Proteins co-encoded in one Helicoverpa zea isolate HzStark_Cry1AcR chromosome 30, ilHelZeax1.1, whole genome shotgun sequence genomic window:
- the LOC124644569 gene encoding mucin-22-like isoform X12 — protein sequence MVSIKFLALLAVVAIVAGSPHHKSIKKKVPYAWTVSSSGSSGVTAGASAAGNAGANAVAFSSLRFLAKGIADRNSLSYKAFKWIGGRTAVSSVNDALDIVLTAAAGVGGLINLWIPGLGSLFSSLVIASARISYCVVGQPSSSHFGLVRDGKANINICANGNYGAKWGWKAYAGDYSNAALVIKGYGLENASAKVNQFLAAKGGIQALDGYEKKIASAIVVVAKLFDRDVKTWSSQDVNTVFAKSTEVLGWLANSYYPRLGGYVLADFLRLGSNKNVVNVGLDLSIFQDQLNQISSYKIQQQLLSGVKKCTDQDFNKANDDDDDDDDDDSDENQSDNGTTTKTVSAGGSQTNTGSTIGSTSTTGSGSTTGSTSTTKTVTENGSQINSGSTKTTGSTTGSSSTTGSSSTTGSSSTTGSGSTKGSTSSTGSGSTTGSTSTTKTVTENGSQINSGSTKTTGSTTGSSSTTGTGSTIGTGSTTGSGSTTGSTSTTKTATEGGFQTNTGTTKTTGSTTSSGSTTGTGSTTGSGLTTGSGSTSTTKTVTEGGSQTTSGSTTKSVSTTGSTSTTGTGSTTGTGSTTGSGSTTKSVTEGGSQTTSGSTTDSESQTYNSNNNSDNDSDNNTGNAGQKHKRSDLSDDVNGNDDSDKIEKKKKLINDLINKGKQKQGKAGSTTDVSKTNSGSSTTVTGSGSTTSSGSTTSSGTTTTKGSSTKTVSEGGSQISSGTTTSSGSTTGTGSTSGSGSTTGSGSTSTTKTVTEGGSETTKTTGSTTSSGSTTGTGSTTGTGSSTGSTSSTGSGSTTGSGSTSTTKTVTEGGSQTSSGTTKTTGSTIGSGSTTGSSSTTGSGSTTGSGSTTGSASATGSGSTTGSGSTSTTKTVTEGGSQTSSGTTKTTGSTTGSGSTTGSSSTTGSGSTTGTGSTTGTGSTTSSGSTTGSGSTTGTGSTSTTKTVTEGGSQTTKTSSTTGSGSTTGSGSTTGTGSTSSTGSTSTTKTVTESGSGSTTGSGSTKSSGSTTGTGSTTGTGSTTGTGSTTSSGSTTGSGSTTGTGSTSTTKTVTEGGSQTTKTSSTTGSGSTTGSGSTTGTGSTSSTGSTSTTKTVTESGSKTDSGSTKTTGSTTGTGSTTGSGSTTGTGSTTGTGSTTGSSSTTGSASATGSGSTTGSGSTSTTKTVTEGGSQTSSGTTKTTGSTTGSGSTTGSSSTTGSGSTTGSGSTTGSGSTTGSASATGSGSTTGSGSTSTTKTVTEGGSQTSSGTTKTTGSTTGSGSTTGSSSTTGSGSTTGSGSTTGSSSTTGSGSTTGSGSTTGSASATGTGSSTGSGSTTGTGSTSTTKTVTESGSQTSSGTTKTTGSTTETGSTTGSGSTTGSGSTTGSGSTSTTNTVTESGSQNDSGTTKTTGSTTGSGSTTSSGSTTGSSSTTGSGSTTGTGSTTGTGSTTGSSSTTGSGSTTGTGSTTSSGSTTGSGSTTGSGSTTGSASTSTTKTVTEGGSQTSSGTTKTTGSTTGTGSTSGSGSTTGSGSTTGSSSTTGSGSTTGSSSTTGSGSTTGSSSTTGSGSTTGSGSTTGSGSTTATGSTTGSSSTTGSGSTTGSSSTTGSGSTTGSSSTTGSGSTSTTKTVTEGGSQTSSGTTKTTGSTTSSGSTTGSGSTTGSGSTTGTGSSTGTGSSTGTGSATGTGSTSTTKTVTEGGSQTSSGTTKTTGSTTSSGSTTGSGSTTGTGSSTGTGSSTGTGSATGSGSATGSGSATGSGSATGSGSATGSSSTTGSGSTTGSSSTTGSGSTTGSGSTTGSGSTTGTGSTTGSSSTTGSGSTTGSSSTTGSGSTTGSSSTTGSGSTTGSGSTTGSGSTTGTGSSTSSGSGTGSTTSSGSTTGSGSTTGSSSNTGSSSATGSGSANSGTGSNNGYGDEYTKISSTNESSDFSDGSEDSYNQKKVENGKTIEASGSKVEESEGNSASSSYSEERKNRDGSYSKVEKKSSNDAESNSSVADESKSETSSDGSFHSQKHHHVSHSSKKSSSDSSYSYSSN from the exons aTGGTGTCTATCAAGTTCCTTGCACTCCTGGCAGTG GTGGCCATAGTGGCAGGGTCTCCCCACCACAAATCTATTAAGAAGAAAGTGCCCTACGCCTGGACAGTCAGTTCTTCAGGAAGTTCAGGGGTCACAGCCGGGGCTTCGGCCGCTGGAAATGCTGGT GCAAATGCAGTAGCTTTCAGCAGTCTTA GATTCTTGGCCAAAGGAATAGCTG aTCGTAACTCATTGTCCTACAAAGCCTTCAAATGGATTGGCGGCAGAA CTGCGGTGTCATCAGTGAATGATGCTTTGGATATAGTTCTGACGGCAGCCGCTGGAGTCGGTGGTCTCATCAATCTATGGATTCCTGGAC TTGGCAGTCTCTTTTCATCAC TGGTAATTGCAAGTGCTAGAATCAGCTACTGTGTGGTTGGACAACCGTCAAGCTCTCACTTCGGACTGGTTCGCGATGGAAAAGCTAACA TCAACATCTGCGCTAACGGTAACTACGGAGCCAAATGGGGCTGGAAGGCGTACGCTGGTGATTACTCCAATGCCGCTCTGGTGATCAAGGGTTACGGCTTAGAGAATGCTTCGGCTAAGGTCAACCAGTTCCTTGCTGCTAAGGGTGGCATCCAGGCTTTGGATG GATATGAAAAGAAGATCGCAAGCGCCATCGTCGTTGTTGCTAAGCTTTTCGACc gtGATGTCAAGACCTGGTCATCACAGGATGTTAACACCGTATTCGcaaaat cGACCGAAGTATTGGGATGGCTCGCAAACTCCTACTACCCACGCC ttgGAGGATACGTTTTAGCTG ATTTCCTCCGCCTTGGTTCTAACAAGAATGTCGTTAATGTAGGATTAG ATCTATCAATCTTCCAAGACCAACTGAACCAAATTTCATCATACAAAATCCAGCAACAGCTTTTATCTGGCGTGAAGAAGTGTACCGACCAAGACTTCAATAAAGCaaacgatgatgatgatgatgacgatgacgaCGATTCTGATGAAAACCAGTCTGACAACGGAACAACCACGAAGACTGTGTCTGCCGGTGGTTCACAAACCAACACCGGATCAACCATAGGTTCCACatcaaccacaggttccggatcaaccacaggttccACATCAACCACGAAGACTGTAACTGAAAATGGTTCCCAAATCAACTCCGGATCAACCAAAACAACCggatcaaccacaggttccTCATCAACGACAGGTTCCTCATCAACGACAGGTTCCTCATCAACGACAGGTTCCGGATCAACCAAAGGTTCCACATCATCGACAGGTTCCggatcaaccacaggttccACGTCAACCACGAAGACTGTAACTGAAAATGGTTCCCAAATCAACTCCGGATCAACCAAAACAACCggatcaaccacaggttccTCATCAACCACAGGAACTGGATCAACCATAGGAACCGGATCTACCACAGGTTCCggatcaaccacaggttccACATCAACCACGAAGACTGCAACTGAAGGTGGTTTCCAAACCAACACCGGAACAACCAAAACAACCGGATCAACCACATCTTCCGGATCAACCACAGGAACCggatcaaccacaggttccggATTAACGACAGGTTCCGGTTCCACATCAACCACGAAGACTGTAACTGAAGGTGGTTCCCAAACCACCTCCGGATCAACCACGAAGTCCGTATCTACCACAGGTTCCACATCAACCACAGGAACCGGATCAACGACAGGTACCggatcaaccacaggttccggCTCAACCACAAAGTCTGTAACTGAAGGTGGTTCCCAAACCACCTCCGGATCAACCACTGACTCAGAATCTCAAACCTACAACTCTAACAACAATTCTGACAATGATTCTGATAACAACACAGGTAATGCTGGTCAGAAACACAAAAGATCTGATTTATCTGACGATGTGAACGGAAACGATGATTCCGATAAGATCgaaaagaagaagaaattgATCAATGATCTGATTAACAAGGGCAAACAAAAGCAAGGCAAGGCTGGATCAACCACTGACGTTAGCAAAACCAACTCCGGTTCATCTACGACTGTTACGGGCTCTGGTTCCACAACCAGCTCCGGATCAACCACGAGTTCTGGAACAACCACGACTAAAGGATCATCTACTAAGACTGTATCTGAAGGTGGTTCCCAAATCAGCTCCGGAACTACCACATCTTCCGGATCAACCACAGGAACGGGATCAACCTCAGGTTCCGGCTCAACCACAGGTTCCGGATCCACATCAACCACGAAGACTGTAACTGAAGGTGGTTCCGAAACAACCAAAACAACCGGATCAACCACATCTTCCGGATCAACCACAGGAACCGGATCAACCACAGGAACCGGATCTAGCACAGGTTCCACATCAAGCACAGGTTCCggatcaaccacaggttccggTTCTACATCAACCACGAAGACTGTAACTGAAGGTGGTTCCCAAACCAGCTCCGGAACAACCAAAACAACCGGATCAACCATAGGTTCCGGCTCAACCACAGGTTCCTCatcaaccacaggttccggatcaaccacaggttccggatcaaccacaggttccGCATCAGCCACAGGTTCCGGCTCAACCACAGGTTCCGGTTCTACATCAACCACGAAGACTGTAACAGAAGGTGGTTCCCAAACCAGCTCCGGAACAACCAAAACAACCggatcaaccacaggttccggctcaaccacaggttcctcatcaaccacaggttccggCTCAACGACAGGAACCGGATCAACCACAGGAACTGGCTCAACCACATCTTCTGGATCGACCACAGGTTCCGGATCAACCACAGGAACCGGTTCTACATCAACCACGAAGACTGTAACTGAAGGTGGTTCCCAAACAACCAAAACCAGCTCAACCACAGGTTCCggatcaaccacaggttccggCTCAACCACAGGAACCGGATCAACCTCAAGTACTGGATCAACATCTACCACGAAGACTGTAACTGAAAGTGGTTCCggatcaaccacaggttccggCTCAACCAAATCTTCTGGATCAACCACAGGAACCGGATCAACGACAGGAACCGGATCAACCACAGGAACTGGCTCAACCACATCTTCTGGATCGACCACAGGTTCCGGATCAACCACAGGAACCGGTTCTACATCAACCACGAAGACTGTAACTGAAGGTGGTTCCCAAACAACCAAAACCAGCTCAACCACAGGTTCCggatcaaccacaggttccggCTCAACCACAGGAACCGGATCAACCTCAAGTACTGGATCAACATCTACCACGAAGACTGTAACTGAAAGTGGTTCCAAAACCGACTCTGGATCAACCAAAACAACCGGATCAACCACAGGAACCggatcaaccacaggttccggATCAACCACAGGAACTGGATCAACCACAGGAACCggatcaaccacaggttccTCATCAACCACAGGTTCCGCATCAGCCACAGGTTCCGGCTCAACCACAGGTTCCGGTTCTACATCAACCACGAAGACTGTAACAGAAGGTGGTTCCCAAACCAGCTCCGGAACAACCAAAACAACCggatcaaccacag gttccggctcaaccacaggttcctcatcaaccacaggttccggCTCAACCACAGGTTCCGGCTCAACCACAG gttccggCTCAACCACAGGTTCCGCATCAGCCACAGGTTCCGGCTCAACCACAGGTTCCGGTTCTACATCAACCACGAAGACTGTAACAGAAGGTGGTTCCCAAACCAGCTCCGGAACAACCAAAACAACCggatcaaccacaggttccggctcaaccacaggttcctcatcaaccacaggttccggCTCAACCACAGGTTCTGGCTCAACCACAGGTTCCTCatcaaccacaggttccggCTCAACCACAGGTTCCGGCTCAACCACAGGTTCCGCATCAGCCACAGGAACCGGATCTAGCACAGGTTCCGGATCAACCACAGGAACCGGATCTACATCAACCACGAAGACTGTAACTGAAAGTGGTTCTCAAACCAGCTCCGGAACAACCAAAACAACCGGATCAACCACAGAAACCGGCTCGACCACAGGTTCCGGATCAACCACTGGTTCCGGCTCAACTACAGGTTCCGGTTCTACATCAACCACGAATACTGTAACTGAAAGTGGTTCGCAAAACGACTCCGGAACAACCAAAACAACCGGATCAACCACAGGTTCTGGATCAACCACATCTTCCggatcaaccacaggttccTCATCAACCACAG GTTCCGGATCAACCACAGGAACCGGATCAACCACAGGAACTggatcaaccacaggttccTCATCAACCACAGGTTCTGGATCAACCACAGGAACCGGATCAACCACATCTTCCggatcaaccacaggttccggATCAACAACAGGTTCCGGCTCAACCACAGGTTCCGCTTCTACATCAACCACGAAGACTGTAACTGAAGGTGGTTCCCAAACCAGCTCCGGAACAACCAAAACAACCGGATCAACCACAGGAACCGGATCAACCTCAGGTTCCGGCTCAACCACAGGTTCCggatcaaccacaggttccTCATCTACAACAGGTTCCggatcaaccacaggttcctcatcaaccacaggttccggctcaaccacaggttcctcatcaaccacaggttccggATCAACCACAGGAAGTggatcaaccacaggttccggATCAACCACAGCAACTGGATCTACCACAGGTTCCTCATCTACAACAGGTTCCggatcaaccacaggttcctcatcaaccacaggttccggCTCAACCACTGGTTCCTCatcaaccacaggttccggATCTACATCAACCACGAAGACTGTAACTGAAGGTGGTTCCCAAACCAGCTCCGGAACAACCAAAACAACCGGCTCAACCACATCTTCTggatcaaccacaggttccggCTCAACCACAGGTTCCGGATCAACCACAGGAACCGGATCAAGCACAGGAACCGGATCAAGCACAGGAACCGGATCAGCCACAGGAACCGGATCTACATCAACCACGAAGACTGTAACTGAAGGTGGTTCCCAAACCAGCTCCGGAACAACCAAAACAACCGGATCAACCACATCTTCTggatcaaccacaggttccggCTCAACCACAGGAACCGGATCTAGCACAGGAACCGGATCAAGCACAGGAACCGGATCAGCCACAGGTTCCGGATCAGCCACAGGTTCAGGATCAGCCACAGGTTCAGGATCAGCCACAGGTTCCGGATCAGCCACAGGTTCCTCATCTACAACAGGTTCCggatcaaccacaggttcctcatcaaccacaggttccggATCAACCACAGGAAGTggatcaaccacaggttccggATCAACCACAGGAACTGGATCTACCACAGGTTCCTCATCTACAACAGGTTCCggatcaaccacaggttcctcatcaaccacaggttccggCTCAACCACTGGTTCCTCatcaaccacaggttccggATCAACCACAGGAAGTggatcaaccacaggttccggATCAACCACAGGAACTGGATCTAGCACATCTTCCGGATCAGGAACTGGATCAACCACATCTTCTGGATCAACCACAGGCTCCGGATCAACCACAGGCTCCTCATCAAATACAGGATCCTCATCAGCCACAGGTTCCGGATCAGCTAACTCTGGTACAGGTTCAAATAACGGCTATGGAGATGAATATACAAAGATTTCATCAACCAACGAAAGTAGCGATTTCTCAGACGGCTCAGAAGACAGCTATAATCAGAAGAAAGTAGAAAATGGCAAGACAATCGAAGCTTCTGGCTCTAAAGTGGAAGAATCAGAAGGTAACTCAGCCTCTTCATCTTACTCAGAAGAGAGGAAGAACCGTGATGGATCCTACTCTAAGGTAGAGAAGAAATCGTCGAATGATGCTGAGAGTAACAGTAGTGTAGCTGATGAAAGCAAATCGGAGACCAGCTCTGATGGCTCTTTCCACTCTCAGAAGCATCACCACGTCAGTCATTCTTCAAAGAAGAGTAGCTCAGACAGTAGCTATTCTTACTCGTCAAATTAA